In Zhaonella formicivorans, one DNA window encodes the following:
- a CDS encoding DUF5317 domain-containing protein — MIYEFLIPVIIIAFLKKGSLRRLSETEIRKQWMIISGLLLQLIVMFLYHRVLLINRSFAFWVVVSYLMLIYGCWCNRHIPGIKLFILGTLLNFLVIIANGGRMPVSLDALEWAGLSSYIPVVVEGVTKHQPLTESTLLPYLADVIPLRPPFVFSSMVVSFGDIAVTLGVSWFIYKGMLKQYSH, encoded by the coding sequence ATGATTTACGAGTTTCTAATCCCGGTGATTATCATTGCTTTTCTTAAAAAAGGGTCACTGCGGCGCCTGTCGGAAACCGAAATAAGGAAGCAGTGGATGATCATATCCGGGTTATTGCTACAGTTGATAGTGATGTTTCTTTACCATCGCGTTTTGTTGATAAACCGGAGTTTTGCCTTTTGGGTAGTTGTTTCCTACTTAATGTTAATCTATGGTTGCTGGTGCAATCGCCACATCCCGGGCATTAAACTGTTTATTCTCGGCACCTTACTCAATTTCTTGGTGATAATCGCCAATGGCGGCAGGATGCCCGTATCCCTGGATGCGCTGGAGTGGGCGGGTTTATCCTCATACATACCTGTAGTAGTGGAAGGGGTGACAAAACACCAACCGCTGACGGAATCTACCCTTCTACCGTATTTAGCTGACGTCATTCCCTTGCGTCCTCCTTTTGTTTTCAGCAGCATGGTGGTAAGCTTCGGTGACATTGCGGTGACGCTGGGCGTCTCATGGTTTATTTACAAGGGAATGTTAAAACAGTATAGCCATTAG
- a CDS encoding YolD-like family protein, which yields MASNSKNIIWEMHRLMLPEVTEAIHRKEEKKKLVEKPMLSEDRLEELEHSLRECLELARPARFTYYRAGIIKSVMGVPIKVKGSYLVLFHQLGELFIPLKDLLDIS from the coding sequence ATGGCGAGCAATAGTAAAAACATTATCTGGGAAATGCACCGGTTAATGCTCCCAGAAGTAACTGAAGCAATACATCGAAAAGAAGAAAAAAAGAAACTGGTGGAGAAACCAATGCTCTCGGAAGATCGCTTGGAAGAGTTAGAGCACAGCCTTCGCGAATGTCTGGAATTAGCACGGCCAGCAAGGTTTACGTACTATCGAGCCGGTATTATCAAGTCAGTGATGGGAGTACCTATTAAGGTAAAAGGCTCATATCTGGTCCTTTTTCACCAGCTTGGTGAACTTTTTATTCCACTGAAGGATTTATTGGATATTAGCTAA
- a CDS encoding GIY-YIG nuclease family protein codes for MDRQFWIYMLLCKNGALYTGMTTDIIERYVQHLRGTGGCKYTRANPPVKLAQCWRLIGTRSEALKAEKLIKKVSRRQKELLVASPHLLGSLLYNALQQNFSVKPCNLELIAAEIKRRVSPS; via the coding sequence ATGGATAGACAGTTCTGGATATATATGCTGCTCTGCAAAAACGGTGCTCTTTATACGGGCATGACTACTGATATTATTGAGAGGTATGTGCAGCACCTGCGCGGCACCGGCGGGTGTAAATATACCAGAGCCAACCCGCCGGTTAAGCTTGCCCAGTGTTGGAGACTGATAGGAACCAGATCGGAAGCATTGAAGGCGGAAAAACTGATCAAGAAAGTCAGCCGAAGGCAAAAAGAACTTTTGGTAGCCTCCCCCCATCTCCTTGGCTCTTTGCTTTACAATGCTTTGCAGCAAAATTTCTCGGTCAAACCCTGTAATTTAGAACTAATCGCAGCAGAAATAAAAAGACGGGTTTCCCCGTCTTAA
- the coaBC gene encoding bifunctional phosphopantothenoylcysteine decarboxylase/phosphopantothenate--cysteine ligase CoaBC, with product MNEPYKNTKVVLVGITGGIAAYKAADLTSSLVKSGHEVHVILTKAALDFITPLTLQTLSKNPVWVDEPHLNQGRYVPHIELAEKADLIVIAPATANTIAKIAWGIADNLLTATVLASRAPVLLAPAMNVNMYENPVTQANLKRLKEFGYYFVEPEEGRLACGAVGKGRLAGIPVILKSIEALLYPKLDYKGKTVLVTAGGTREAIDPVRYLGNRSSGKMGFALAGEAQKRGAKVILISGNTALTPPAGVEFYQVESAREMRELVLRHYANVDVVLKAAAVADYTPITTHEHKIKKESGSLFLELQKTPDILQELGQLKQKQLLVGFAAETQDLLANAREKLAKKRLDLIVANDVTKPGAGFNHDTNLVTLLYPDGNKVALPLLSKQEVAARILDAVASLPGFGRNKL from the coding sequence ATGAATGAGCCATATAAAAACACTAAGGTAGTTTTAGTTGGGATAACGGGTGGCATTGCAGCCTATAAAGCCGCAGATTTAACCAGCAGCTTGGTGAAATCAGGTCACGAGGTGCACGTGATCCTGACCAAAGCTGCTCTTGATTTTATTACTCCTTTAACTCTACAGACCTTATCTAAAAACCCGGTGTGGGTGGACGAGCCCCATTTAAACCAGGGCAGGTATGTGCCCCACATTGAATTGGCTGAAAAAGCGGATTTAATTGTAATTGCACCGGCTACTGCCAACACCATTGCCAAAATAGCCTGGGGAATTGCCGATAACCTTTTAACTGCTACAGTGCTGGCCAGCCGTGCTCCGGTTTTGCTGGCTCCTGCCATGAATGTCAATATGTATGAAAACCCTGTTACCCAGGCTAACCTAAAAAGACTAAAAGAATTTGGGTATTATTTTGTTGAACCGGAAGAGGGCAGGCTAGCCTGCGGGGCTGTTGGCAAAGGAAGGCTGGCAGGTATTCCGGTAATACTAAAGTCAATTGAAGCACTGCTTTATCCCAAGCTGGATTACAAAGGCAAAACCGTCCTGGTAACGGCCGGCGGGACTAGGGAAGCCATAGATCCTGTGCGTTACCTCGGCAACAGGAGTTCGGGAAAAATGGGTTTTGCCTTGGCAGGGGAAGCCCAAAAGCGTGGCGCTAAAGTTATCCTCATTTCCGGAAATACCGCTTTAACCCCGCCTGCAGGTGTGGAGTTTTATCAAGTTGAGAGTGCCAGGGAAATGCGGGAACTGGTTCTTCGGCATTACGCCAATGTGGATGTAGTGCTTAAAGCGGCAGCGGTAGCAGATTACACACCGATTACAACCCACGAGCACAAAATCAAAAAAGAAAGCGGAAGCCTGTTTTTGGAATTGCAAAAAACTCCAGATATCTTGCAGGAACTTGGTCAGCTAAAGCAGAAACAGCTACTGGTGGGTTTTGCCGCAGAAACCCAGGACTTGTTGGCAAACGCCCGTGAGAAGTTAGCCAAAAAAAGGCTGGACCTCATTGTAGCTAACGATGTTACTAAACCGGGAGCTGGCTTTAATCACGATACAAATCTTGTTACACTGCTGTACCCCGATGGAAATAAGGTTGCGCTTCCTTTACTCAGCAAACAAGAAGTGGCGGCCAGAATTTTAGACGCTGTGGCATCTTTACCGGGGTTTGGTAGAAATAAACTGTAA
- the remA gene encoding extracellular matrix/biofilm regulator RemA: protein MDIKLINIGFGNIVSANRIIAIVSPESAPIKRIIQEARDKGMLVDATYGRRTRAVIITDSDHVILSAVQPETVAHRLSVKENASMAEGAE from the coding sequence ATGGATATTAAATTAATCAATATCGGTTTTGGGAATATTGTTTCAGCTAATAGAATTATTGCCATTGTAAGTCCCGAATCAGCACCTATTAAGCGGATTATCCAGGAGGCCCGGGACAAGGGGATGCTGGTCGACGCCACCTATGGGCGGCGCACCAGAGCAGTTATCATTACCGACAGCGATCACGTGATACTTTCGGCCGTCCAGCCGGAAACAGTAGCCCACCGTCTTTCCGTTAAAGAAAATGCCAGCATGGCAGAAGGGGCAGAATAA
- a CDS encoding HD domain-containing phosphohydrolase — protein MTDRKFKKGAVPIELTGIGDLLKSMKESWPRLFLHSANVANLCMRICTFLRLDEVEQEILIAGALCHDVGKMLISRDIIDKPGPLTEEEWVQLKEHSWRGASLVAERGGDRLLVEMVRYHHERWDGKGYEGLRGQQIPWRARVIALADALDAMVSLRPYHLPLKMYEALEEVYQGAGSQFDPELVAALAKEPFWQTATYRDPARLERQIDEEKQWLVQLADSYVTLSHPLVYAQSQWLDRLLVILWQLKGNAAGKG, from the coding sequence ATGACGGACAGAAAATTTAAAAAGGGGGCGGTACCTATAGAGCTAACGGGGATAGGCGACCTGTTAAAGTCGATGAAAGAGTCCTGGCCCAGATTATTCCTCCACAGCGCCAATGTGGCCAATCTATGCATGAGAATATGCACTTTCCTCCGTCTTGACGAAGTGGAGCAGGAAATCTTAATTGCCGGGGCGCTCTGCCATGATGTAGGAAAGATGTTAATTTCACGCGACATTATCGACAAGCCGGGACCGCTCACGGAAGAGGAATGGGTGCAATTAAAGGAACACTCCTGGCGGGGCGCCTCGTTGGTTGCAGAGAGGGGAGGGGACAGGCTCCTGGTGGAAATGGTCCGCTATCACCACGAAAGATGGGATGGAAAGGGATACGAGGGTCTGAGGGGACAACAGATCCCCTGGCGCGCCCGGGTCATTGCCTTGGCCGATGCCCTGGATGCCATGGTTTCCTTACGTCCTTACCACTTGCCTTTAAAAATGTATGAAGCGCTGGAAGAAGTCTATCAGGGTGCCGGTTCCCAGTTCGACCCGGAGCTGGTGGCTGCTCTGGCGAAAGAGCCTTTCTGGCAGACTGCCACCTATCGCGACCCGGCCAGGCTGGAAAGGCAGATAGACGAGGAAAAGCAATGGCTTGTACAATTGGCGGATTCATACGTCACGTTGTCACATCCGCTGGTATACGCCCAGAGCCAATGGCTGGACCGTTTGCTGGTAATATTGTGGCAATTGAAAGGAAATGCAGCCGGGAAGGGCTGA
- a CDS encoding YicC/YloC family endoribonuclease, whose product MVSSMTGYGRGEATGEGKTVTIEMKSVNHRFLETMVRLPRAYTMMEDRIKSVLKSNFDRGRIDVFVNVEETGEKKRRLKVDKELAMAYYSSLKELAQFLDISENLGVLAIAGLPEVLTIEEPEEDSEAFWPVMESALEGAIRQLLRMRREEGRKLAVDLLNRKDIILQYVKEIEERSQLVVEEYRVKLTARIEELLGSVPVDENRLALEVALYADRSSITEELVRLYSHLEQLQQSLEGEGPVGRKLDFLVQEMHREINTIGSKSSDLLISQKVVAIKSEVEKIREQVQNLE is encoded by the coding sequence ATGGTTAGCAGCATGACGGGTTATGGGCGAGGGGAAGCCACCGGAGAAGGAAAAACGGTAACAATCGAAATGAAATCAGTCAATCACAGGTTTTTGGAGACGATGGTACGGCTGCCCAGAGCTTATACCATGATGGAAGACAGAATTAAGAGCGTGTTGAAAAGCAACTTTGATCGTGGACGGATTGATGTTTTTGTAAACGTAGAGGAAACAGGCGAAAAAAAGCGTAGGCTTAAGGTTGACAAGGAATTAGCAATGGCTTATTATAGTTCTTTGAAGGAATTAGCGCAATTTCTGGATATTTCGGAGAATCTTGGGGTTTTAGCAATAGCCGGGTTGCCGGAAGTACTGACAATTGAAGAACCGGAAGAGGACAGCGAGGCGTTTTGGCCTGTGATGGAGTCGGCCCTGGAGGGCGCTATTCGGCAGTTGCTCCGGATGCGGCGTGAAGAGGGGCGGAAGCTCGCTGTTGACCTTTTGAACAGAAAAGACATTATACTGCAATACGTGAAGGAAATTGAAGAACGTTCTCAATTAGTTGTGGAAGAATACCGGGTGAAGCTTACAGCTAGAATTGAGGAACTGCTGGGGAGTGTGCCCGTTGATGAGAACAGGCTTGCTTTGGAGGTGGCGTTGTACGCCGACCGCTCCAGCATTACTGAAGAGCTGGTGAGGCTATATAGCCATTTGGAACAATTGCAGCAGTCGCTGGAAGGCGAAGGTCCTGTTGGGCGGAAGTTGGATTTTCTAGTGCAGGAAATGCATCGAGAAATCAATACCATTGGTTCCAAGTCAAGTGACCTTTTGATCAGCCAGAAAGTAGTTGCCATTAAAAGCGAAGTTGAAAAAATTAGGGAACAGGTACAAAATCTGGAGTAG
- a CDS encoding STAS domain-containing protein, which yields MLSLSVSLEDQATVLRVAGELDLSTVPEFKTFYEKHKPINGLIVFDLAGLEFVDSTGVGSLLAIWKDLNQNQQPFSVCNLSEDVYEVLDVMGVPAFLGEEHFKRSSF from the coding sequence GTGTTGTCTTTATCTGTTAGTTTAGAAGATCAAGCCACCGTCCTGAGGGTAGCCGGGGAACTTGACCTCTCCACTGTACCTGAATTTAAAACTTTTTATGAAAAACATAAACCTATTAACGGGCTGATTGTTTTCGACCTGGCTGGTTTAGAATTTGTGGACTCTACTGGTGTGGGAAGTCTCCTGGCTATCTGGAAAGATCTGAACCAGAACCAACAGCCGTTTTCCGTTTGCAACCTTAGCGAAGATGTTTACGAGGTATTGGATGTGATGGGCGTACCGGCTTTCTTGGGTGAGGAACACTTTAAACGCTCATCATTTTAA
- the metK gene encoding methionine adenosyltransferase, with translation MVKKLFTSESVTEGHPDKIADQISDAVLDAILSQDPNARVACETAITTGLVLVTGEITTDCYVDIPKVVRETIRGIGYTRAKFGFDCDTCAVLTAIDEQSPDIAMGVNKAYEAKKGEMSEEEIAAIGAGDQGMMFGYASNETPEYMPLPIALAHKLTRKLAEVRKNEELAYLRPDGKSQVTVEYEDDKPVRVDTVVISTQHSPDVSMEIIQQDIIEKVIKPVIPAELLDAYTKYYINPTGRFVIGGPQGDAGLTGRKIIVDTYGGMARHGGGAFSGKDPTKVDRSAAYAARYVAKNVVAAGLAARCEVQLAYAIGVARPVSIMVDTFGTGKISDDKLTKLIQENFDLRPAGIIQALDLRRPIYKQTAAYGHFGRLDLDLPWERTDKADALRKGAGL, from the coding sequence ATGGTAAAGAAGTTATTTACGTCAGAATCTGTAACCGAAGGACATCCGGATAAGATTGCTGACCAAATATCGGACGCAGTATTAGATGCTATTCTTTCCCAAGACCCTAATGCCCGGGTTGCTTGCGAAACTGCAATCACAACGGGATTGGTGCTGGTAACTGGAGAGATCACCACCGACTGCTATGTGGATATTCCCAAGGTTGTAAGGGAAACTATTCGCGGGATTGGTTACACCAGGGCCAAATTCGGTTTCGACTGTGATACCTGTGCAGTTTTAACGGCAATCGATGAGCAGTCGCCCGATATCGCTATGGGTGTAAATAAAGCCTATGAAGCAAAAAAAGGTGAGATGTCGGAAGAGGAGATTGCTGCCATAGGAGCGGGGGATCAGGGGATGATGTTTGGCTATGCCAGCAATGAAACCCCCGAGTATATGCCTCTGCCCATTGCTTTAGCTCACAAGCTAACCAGGAAACTGGCAGAAGTGCGCAAAAACGAAGAACTTGCCTACTTACGTCCCGATGGTAAGTCTCAGGTAACTGTAGAATATGAAGATGACAAGCCGGTTAGAGTGGATACCGTAGTAATTTCCACTCAGCACAGCCCGGATGTGAGCATGGAGATCATCCAGCAGGATATAATTGAAAAAGTAATTAAGCCGGTAATTCCTGCTGAATTATTAGATGCATATACCAAGTACTACATTAACCCCACCGGACGTTTCGTGATCGGCGGACCACAAGGCGATGCCGGGCTAACAGGAAGAAAGATTATCGTCGATACCTACGGAGGCATGGCGCGACACGGCGGCGGTGCTTTCTCCGGTAAAGATCCCACTAAAGTAGACCGTTCCGCTGCTTACGCTGCCCGCTATGTAGCCAAAAACGTGGTGGCGGCAGGTTTGGCTGCCCGGTGCGAGGTCCAATTGGCTTATGCTATTGGAGTGGCGCGTCCTGTTTCTATTATGGTTGATACTTTCGGCACAGGTAAAATAAGCGATGATAAGTTGACCAAACTAATTCAGGAGAATTTTGACTTGCGTCCGGCTGGCATTATCCAGGCTTTGGATTTGCGCAGGCCGATTTATAAACAGACAGCTGCTTACGGTCATTTCGGGCGTTTGGATTTGGACCTGCCGTGGGAACGCACGGATAAAGCGGACGCCTTAAGAAAAGGGGCTGGGCTGTAA
- a CDS encoding DNA polymerase IV produces MGQRVIMLVDMNAFYASVHQAMDPSLQGKPVIVAGDPDKRHGIILAKSYECKKYAKLATGMPLWEAKALIPHAIVVKAQMDLYVNYSAHINEILHGFTPLVESFSIDESFLDVSGCEKLFGNPLEIAKKIQNKIMHEAGIPCSIGIGANKLCAKQAADFKKPMGISTLWPHEIKEKLWPLPVKELFGVGSRLERRMHLLGIKTIGDLANFDTRILKSRFGVVGLYLWRCANGIDDGPVDPYSLDTAKSIGHQLTLPRDYIGFEEIATAIFDISELVGARVRAGKYIGRTINLNLRDSDLFYYSWSRTLREPTDLTEEIYQAAVTLMTDVWPQWRPVRMVGVSLSNLVPKSAVQLECFSKREKMGTINAVVDVLRESYGKNCVLRGRSLLPEGLFR; encoded by the coding sequence ATGGGACAACGGGTAATAATGCTTGTAGATATGAATGCCTTTTACGCATCGGTACACCAGGCAATGGATCCTTCTTTGCAGGGCAAACCGGTAATTGTGGCGGGCGACCCCGATAAGCGGCACGGAATTATTTTAGCTAAAAGTTACGAATGTAAGAAATATGCGAAGCTTGCAACCGGCATGCCTTTATGGGAAGCCAAAGCCTTGATTCCCCACGCCATTGTTGTTAAGGCGCAAATGGATCTATACGTTAATTACTCCGCCCATATCAATGAAATTCTGCATGGCTTCACACCCCTGGTAGAATCATTTAGCATCGATGAATCTTTTTTAGACGTATCTGGTTGTGAGAAACTTTTTGGTAACCCTTTGGAAATAGCAAAGAAGATTCAAAATAAAATTATGCATGAAGCCGGTATTCCCTGTTCCATCGGCATTGGTGCTAACAAGCTTTGTGCTAAGCAAGCTGCAGACTTTAAAAAGCCCATGGGCATTAGCACCCTCTGGCCGCATGAGATTAAAGAAAAGCTTTGGCCACTGCCGGTGAAAGAGTTATTTGGCGTTGGATCCCGCCTGGAAAGAAGAATGCACCTGCTCGGCATTAAAACAATTGGTGATTTAGCTAACTTTGATACTCGGATTTTAAAGAGCCGGTTTGGCGTGGTTGGATTATACCTCTGGCGCTGCGCCAATGGAATTGATGATGGTCCGGTGGATCCTTATTCCCTGGACACAGCTAAAAGCATAGGTCATCAATTGACTCTGCCCAGAGATTATATCGGGTTCGAAGAGATTGCTACTGCTATTTTCGACATTTCGGAGCTCGTTGGCGCCAGGGTTCGGGCTGGAAAATATATAGGCAGAACAATAAACCTAAACTTAAGGGACAGCGATCTGTTCTACTACAGCTGGTCCCGGACGCTTAGGGAGCCTACGGATTTAACCGAGGAAATATATCAGGCGGCTGTAACATTAATGACCGATGTATGGCCACAGTGGCGCCCGGTTCGGATGGTAGGAGTAAGCCTTTCAAACTTGGTGCCAAAATCGGCTGTGCAGTTAGAATGCTTTAGTAAAAGGGAAAAGATGGGGACTATCAATGCAGTGGTGGATGTTCTACGGGAATCATATGGCAAGAATTGTGTTCTGCGTGGCCGGTCACTGTTGCCGGAGGGATTATTCCGCTGA
- a CDS encoding adenosylhomocysteinase translates to MQNYAIKDLNLAPEGKLKIEWVQEHMPVLRTIEEEFRLKKPFSGKKVVICLHLEAKTAYLAKVIQSGGAEVTVTASNPLSTQDDVVAALVKDGIGAFAWYGATEEEYKKHIHQALDFEPDLIIDDGGDLVSTIHFERQELLTKIRGGAEETTTGILRLKALEKDGVLKFPMIGVNDALCKYLFDNRYGTGQSVWDGIMRTTNLVVAGKTVVVVGYGWCGKGVAMRAKGLGAKVIVTEIDPIKAAEAIMDGFRVMPLVEAAPLGDFFITVTGNKDVIAKEHFQVMKDGAVLANAGHFDVEISKPDLRSLAVQKRVVRKNIEEFQLADGRKLYLLAEGRLVNLAAGDGHPAEIMDMTFALQALSLQYVDQNYGKLEAKLYPVSEEIDKRVANLKLQSLGVSIDRLTPEQAKYLAGWEV, encoded by the coding sequence ATGCAGAACTATGCTATCAAGGACCTTAATTTGGCACCGGAAGGAAAATTAAAAATCGAATGGGTACAGGAGCACATGCCAGTGCTCAGAACTATTGAAGAGGAGTTTAGATTAAAAAAGCCTTTTAGCGGCAAAAAGGTTGTAATCTGCCTCCATTTAGAGGCTAAGACCGCTTACCTGGCCAAAGTGATCCAAAGCGGCGGGGCTGAAGTGACGGTTACAGCCAGCAATCCTTTATCAACTCAGGACGATGTAGTAGCTGCCCTGGTCAAGGATGGGATTGGTGCTTTTGCGTGGTACGGGGCCACGGAGGAAGAATACAAAAAGCATATCCACCAGGCATTGGATTTTGAGCCCGATTTAATAATTGACGACGGCGGGGATCTGGTTTCAACCATTCACTTTGAGCGACAGGAACTCCTAACGAAGATACGCGGCGGAGCAGAAGAGACTACGACCGGTATTTTGCGTCTCAAAGCCTTGGAAAAAGATGGCGTGTTGAAGTTTCCCATGATCGGGGTCAACGATGCCTTGTGTAAATACTTGTTTGATAACAGGTATGGCACCGGACAGTCAGTATGGGATGGCATTATGCGTACCACCAACCTGGTGGTGGCGGGTAAGACTGTAGTAGTGGTTGGCTATGGCTGGTGCGGCAAAGGAGTTGCCATGCGAGCCAAAGGCTTAGGTGCCAAGGTGATTGTTACGGAAATAGATCCTATTAAGGCAGCGGAAGCAATTATGGACGGTTTTCGCGTAATGCCTTTGGTGGAGGCTGCCCCGTTGGGCGATTTCTTTATTACCGTTACCGGCAATAAAGATGTTATCGCTAAAGAACATTTCCAGGTGATGAAAGATGGCGCTGTCTTGGCTAACGCGGGCCATTTTGATGTGGAAATCAGCAAACCAGATTTAAGATCCTTAGCAGTGCAGAAACGGGTGGTCAGGAAAAATATAGAGGAGTTTCAGTTGGCCGATGGTCGTAAACTTTATCTACTGGCTGAAGGCAGGCTGGTCAATTTGGCCGCCGGCGACGGTCATCCCGCGGAGATTATGGATATGACTTTTGCATTGCAAGCATTGTCCTTACAGTATGTAGACCAAAATTACGGCAAACTGGAAGCAAAACTATATCCTGTAAGTGAGGAAATCGATAAAAGGGTGGCAAACCTGAAGCTGCAAAGTTTAGGGGTAAGCATTGACCGTTTGACGCCCGAACAGGCTAAATACCTGGCCGGATGGGAAGTATAA
- a CDS encoding Hsp20/alpha crystallin family protein: MALIPYEPFRYLENWKREMDRLFNEWPSAVQNMLGPRVDVHETENEVIASFEIPGLEKKDDIHIEVRDDLLSVSGQINRSGEVKEEQMYRKERFIGRFQRSVALPSRVLAEGTKASYRNGILEVRMPKAQADQRKRIDIDFH, translated from the coding sequence GTGGCACTGATACCTTATGAACCATTCAGGTATTTGGAGAATTGGAAAAGGGAAATGGACAGGTTGTTCAACGAGTGGCCGTCGGCTGTGCAAAATATGTTAGGGCCCAGGGTTGACGTACATGAAACCGAAAATGAAGTAATAGCTTCCTTTGAAATCCCCGGTTTGGAAAAGAAAGATGATATCCACATTGAAGTTCGGGATGATCTGCTTAGTGTGAGCGGCCAGATAAACAGGAGTGGCGAAGTGAAAGAAGAGCAAATGTATAGAAAAGAACGTTTTATCGGGCGGTTCCAGCGCTCCGTTGCATTGCCCAGCAGGGTGCTAGCGGAAGGCACTAAGGCTTCCTACAGAAACGGCATCTTGGAAGTCCGGATGCCAAAAGCCCAGGCTGATCAAAGAAAACGCATCGATATAGATTTCCATTAA
- the rpoZ gene encoding DNA-directed RNA polymerase subunit omega: MNQPSIDELMKHVDSKYTLVVVAAKRARSFTGSLETTSAKSVKPVTRALEEIAQGKVSFERTKSGIK, encoded by the coding sequence GTGAACCAGCCAAGTATTGATGAGTTGATGAAGCATGTGGACAGCAAGTATACTTTAGTGGTGGTTGCTGCAAAAAGGGCCCGTTCCTTTACAGGTAGCTTAGAAACAACCAGTGCCAAAAGCGTTAAGCCTGTAACAAGGGCATTGGAGGAAATTGCTCAAGGCAAGGTTAGTTTTGAAAGAACCAAATCGGGGATCAAGTAA
- the gmk gene encoding guanylate kinase has protein sequence MQAPGLLIVLSGPSGAGKGTLCQALRAQMPELKYSVSATTRQPRAGEVEGINYYYITKEKFDEMLAQGEFLEWARVYDNYYGTPKKQVMESLERGEDIILEIDIQGAMQIKKQYPKGVFIFIVPPSIRELEKRITGRGTDSEEVIKKRLSCVQQELTYVSEYDYVVVNDEVQTAVEKLKAIIIAEKCRPQRKAFSLEWS, from the coding sequence GTGCAAGCTCCGGGACTTTTAATTGTACTTTCGGGCCCATCGGGTGCTGGAAAAGGAACCCTCTGCCAAGCGCTTCGAGCACAAATGCCGGAACTAAAATATTCTGTTTCTGCTACCACAAGGCAGCCTAGGGCCGGCGAGGTAGAAGGCATCAACTACTATTACATAACCAAGGAAAAGTTCGATGAGATGCTGGCTCAAGGCGAGTTTTTGGAATGGGCAAGGGTATACGATAATTATTACGGTACTCCTAAAAAACAAGTAATGGAATCCCTCGAGCGCGGGGAAGATATAATCCTGGAAATAGATATTCAAGGGGCAATGCAAATTAAAAAACAATATCCCAAAGGAGTTTTCATTTTTATTGTTCCGCCTTCCATCCGGGAGTTGGAAAAACGTATAACCGGCAGGGGAACCGATTCGGAGGAAGTCATTAAAAAGCGTCTTAGCTGTGTGCAGCAGGAGCTCACTTACGTCTCAGAATACGATTATGTGGTAGTTAATGATGAAGTGCAGACAGCAGTGGAAAAGCTTAAAGCCATAATCATAGCGGAAAAATGCCGTCCCCAACGCAAGGCGTTTAGCCTTGAATGGAGCTAA